One window of the Niallia circulans genome contains the following:
- the ffh gene encoding signal recognition particle protein translates to MAFEGLADRLQNTMQKIRGKGKVNEADVKEMMREVRLALLEADVNFKVVKDFVKKVSERAVGQEVLKSLTPGQQVIKVVKEELTELMGGEESKIGVSKRPPTVVMMVGLQGAGKTTTTGKLANLLRKKHNRNPLLVAADIYRPAAIKQLQTLGKQLDFPVFSLGDQVSPVEIAKQAIEKAKEDHHDYVLIDTAGRLHVDEALMDELKQIKELANPEEILLVVDAMTGQDAVNVAGSFNEQLGLTGVVLTKLDGDTRGGAALSIRSVTNTPIKFVGLGEKMDALEAFHPERMASRILGMGDVLSLIEKAQINVDEEKARELEKKMKSDSFTFDDFLDSLSQVRSMGPLDELLKMMPGANKIKGLNNMKVDEKQIAHVEAIIKSMTKQEKEHPEIINSGRRKRIAKGSGRTVPEVNRLLKQFDDMKKMMKQMTNMGQKGKKKGKFKLPFNPF, encoded by the coding sequence ATGGCATTTGAAGGTTTAGCTGACCGACTGCAGAACACGATGCAAAAAATCCGTGGAAAAGGGAAAGTAAATGAAGCGGATGTTAAAGAAATGATGCGTGAAGTTCGTCTTGCACTCCTTGAAGCGGACGTTAACTTTAAAGTGGTAAAAGACTTTGTTAAAAAAGTAAGTGAACGTGCAGTTGGACAGGAAGTGCTAAAAAGCTTAACTCCTGGACAACAAGTTATTAAAGTAGTAAAAGAAGAACTTACTGAATTAATGGGTGGAGAAGAAAGTAAAATTGGCGTTAGTAAGCGCCCGCCAACTGTTGTTATGATGGTCGGATTACAAGGGGCAGGTAAAACAACAACTACTGGTAAGCTTGCGAATTTATTGCGTAAAAAACATAATCGTAATCCGTTATTGGTTGCTGCTGATATTTATCGTCCTGCTGCAATTAAGCAATTACAAACTTTAGGCAAGCAGCTTGATTTTCCGGTATTTTCACTAGGAGATCAAGTTAGTCCAGTTGAAATTGCAAAACAAGCAATTGAAAAAGCAAAAGAAGATCATCATGATTATGTTTTAATTGATACAGCTGGTCGCCTTCATGTAGACGAAGCACTAATGGATGAATTAAAGCAGATCAAAGAACTTGCAAACCCAGAAGAAATATTACTCGTTGTCGATGCAATGACAGGGCAGGATGCTGTTAACGTAGCTGGCAGTTTTAACGAGCAGTTAGGATTAACGGGAGTTGTTTTAACAAAGCTTGATGGGGATACACGCGGGGGAGCAGCACTTTCGATACGTTCTGTAACAAATACACCAATTAAATTTGTTGGTTTGGGAGAAAAAATGGATGCGCTTGAAGCATTTCATCCTGAGAGAATGGCTTCCAGAATCTTGGGAATGGGCGATGTCCTTAGCTTAATCGAAAAAGCACAAATTAATGTAGATGAAGAAAAAGCAAGAGAGTTAGAAAAGAAAATGAAGTCTGATTCATTTACCTTTGATGATTTTCTTGATTCCCTAAGCCAAGTTAGAAGTATGGGACCACTTGACGAATTATTAAAAATGATGCCAGGTGCGAACAAAATCAAAGGCTTAAACAATATGAAAGTGGATGAAAAGCAAATTGCCCATGTTGAGGCAATCATTAAGTCCATGACAAAGCAAGAAAAAGAACATCCTGAAATTATCAATTCTGGCAGAAGAAAGCGTATTGCGAAAGGAAGCGGAAGAACGGTTCCAGAAGTAAATCGACTTTTAAAGCAGTTTGATGATATGAAAAAAATGATGAAGCAAATGACCAATATGGGTCAAAAAGGCAAGAAAAAAGGTAAATTTAAATTACCATTTAACCCTTTTTAA
- the lepB gene encoding signal peptidase I: MATEKKKKNEVWEWSKALIIAVLLAVVIRYFLFAPIVVDGESMQSTLLDQDRMIVNKINYKVSEPKRFDIVVFHAPEGKDYIKRVIGLPGDTIEYRDDVLYVNGQAYEEPYLEHNKEGVMGPLTEDFTATVPKGELFVMGDNRRNSKDSRHIGTIGFDKIIGTTSVIYWPIADWKIVE, encoded by the coding sequence ATGGCAACTGAAAAGAAGAAGAAAAATGAAGTATGGGAATGGAGTAAAGCATTAATAATTGCTGTTTTACTTGCTGTTGTTATTCGCTATTTTTTATTTGCTCCAATTGTAGTTGATGGTGAATCCATGCAGTCTACATTGCTCGATCAAGATCGAATGATTGTCAATAAGATAAATTACAAAGTAAGTGAACCAAAGCGCTTTGATATTGTTGTGTTCCACGCTCCGGAAGGTAAGGACTATATAAAAAGAGTAATTGGTCTACCAGGAGACACAATTGAATATCGCGATGATGTATTATATGTGAACGGACAAGCTTATGAAGAACCTTATTTAGAACATAATAAAGAAGGCGTAATGGGCCCTCTAACAGAAGATTTTACAGCAACTGTGCCAAAAGGAGAATTGTTTGTGATGGGAGATAACCGTCGCAATAGTAAAGATAGTCGCCATATTGGTACGATTGGTTTTGATAAAATTATTGGCACCACAAGTGTTATATATTGGCCAATAGCTGATTGGAAAATAGTAGAATAA
- the trmD gene encoding tRNA (guanosine(37)-N1)-methyltransferase TrmD, with protein sequence MKIDVLTLFPEMFEGVLHSSILKKAQEAEKVAYNIVNFRDYSDNKHQTVDDYPYGGGAGMVLKPQPIFDAVDALKPKDNRKPRVILMCPQGERYSQAKAEELAQEEHLIFICGHYEGYDERIREHLVTDEISIGDYVLTGGELGAMVVIDSVVRLLPGVLGKEASHVNDSFSTGLLEHPHYTRPADFRGMKVPDTLLSGNHAHIDEWRERESFRRTIERRPDLLENYPLTEKQKKLVKELTNQHHPS encoded by the coding sequence ATGAAAATAGATGTATTGACGTTATTTCCTGAGATGTTTGAAGGAGTCCTTCATAGCTCCATTTTAAAAAAAGCACAAGAAGCAGAAAAAGTAGCTTATAATATCGTCAATTTTCGCGATTACTCCGATAATAAACATCAAACCGTTGATGATTATCCATATGGAGGAGGTGCTGGGATGGTGTTGAAGCCACAGCCTATATTTGACGCTGTGGATGCTCTAAAACCAAAAGATAACAGAAAGCCTCGTGTCATCTTAATGTGCCCGCAAGGCGAAAGATATAGTCAAGCAAAAGCGGAGGAATTAGCACAAGAAGAGCATTTGATTTTCATTTGCGGACATTATGAAGGCTATGATGAGAGAATTAGAGAACATTTAGTGACAGATGAAATCTCCATTGGTGATTATGTCCTTACAGGCGGCGAATTAGGGGCTATGGTCGTTATTGATAGTGTAGTACGTTTATTACCAGGCGTGCTTGGAAAAGAAGCATCCCATGTTAATGACTCTTTTAGCACTGGTTTGTTGGAGCATCCTCATTATACTCGTCCGGCCGATTTCCGAGGAATGAAGGTACCAGACACGCTGCTTTCTGGAAATCATGCACATATTGATGAATGGAGAGAAAGGGAATCCTTCCGAAGAACGATTGAAAGGCGCCCGGATTTACTAGAAAATTATCCGCTGACTGAGAAGCAGAAAAAGTTGGTAAAAGAGTTGACAAATCAGCATCATCCAAGCTAA
- a CDS encoding putative DNA-binding protein, with protein MLEKTTRMNYLFDFYQSLLTPKQRSYMSLYYLDDYSLGEIAAEYNVSRQAVYDNIKRTEAMLEEYENKLGLLQKFQERQVLFEKMKKMLEHDTLSISALREAVEELEKLD; from the coding sequence ATGCTTGAGAAAACAACGAGAATGAATTATTTATTTGATTTCTATCAGTCGTTGTTAACACCGAAGCAACGAAGCTATATGTCTCTTTACTATTTGGATGATTACTCTCTTGGGGAGATTGCTGCTGAGTACAATGTAAGCCGTCAAGCGGTGTATGACAACATTAAACGTACGGAAGCAATGCTAGAAGAATATGAGAATAAGTTAGGGTTACTTCAGAAATTTCAGGAACGTCAAGTTCTTTTTGAAAAGATGAAAAAAATGCTAGAACATGATACCTTATCTATATCTGCGTTGCGAGAAGCAGTAGAGGAACTAGAGAAATTAGATTAA
- the rpsP gene encoding 30S ribosomal protein S16, which produces MAVKIRLKRMGAKKSPFYRIVVADSRSPRDGRFIETVGTYNPVANPAIVEINEDKALQWLQNGAKPSDTVRNLFSNQGIMEKFHNIKNGK; this is translated from the coding sequence ATGGCAGTAAAAATTCGTTTAAAAAGAATGGGAGCAAAAAAATCTCCTTTTTATCGTATCGTAGTAGCAGATTCTCGTTCACCACGTGATGGACGTTTCATTGAAACAGTAGGAACTTACAATCCAGTAGCAAACCCTGCTATCGTGGAAATCAACGAAGATAAAGCTCTACAATGGTTACAAAATGGTGCAAAACCATCTGATACAGTACGTAACCTATTCTCTAACCAAGGTATTATGGAGAAATTCCACAATATCAAAAACGGTAAATAA
- the ylqF gene encoding ribosome biogenesis GTPase YlqF yields the protein MTIQWFPGHMAKARRQVTEKLKLVDIIFELVDARIPQSSRNPMIDEIIQHKPRIVLLNKADMADKERTKEWIHYFQSKGIRALAINSQAGVGMKEITALAKEVLAEKFDRMKAKGIRPRAIRAMIVGIPNAGKSTLINRLAKKNIAKTGNTPGVTKAQQWIKVGKELELLDTPGILWPKFEDQEVGLKLALTGAIKDTILNLQDIAIFGLRFLEKEYPQRLKERYQLETIPEDTVELFDRIGEIRGALSGGGIVNYDKVTELIIRDIRGEKFGPLTFERADEM from the coding sequence ATGACTATACAATGGTTTCCAGGCCATATGGCCAAAGCCAGAAGGCAAGTAACGGAAAAATTAAAGCTAGTTGATATTATTTTTGAATTAGTGGATGCGAGAATTCCACAATCTTCACGAAATCCAATGATTGATGAAATTATTCAGCATAAGCCAAGAATTGTTTTATTAAATAAAGCAGATATGGCAGATAAAGAACGAACAAAAGAATGGATTCACTATTTTCAAAGTAAAGGCATAAGAGCACTTGCGATTAACTCTCAAGCAGGTGTTGGAATGAAAGAAATTACTGCTTTAGCAAAAGAAGTACTAGCAGAAAAATTTGATCGGATGAAAGCGAAAGGGATTAGACCGCGAGCGATTCGAGCGATGATTGTCGGCATTCCAAATGCAGGTAAATCCACTTTAATCAATCGGTTGGCAAAGAAAAACATTGCCAAAACAGGGAATACACCTGGTGTAACCAAAGCACAGCAATGGATTAAAGTAGGGAAAGAGCTGGAGTTATTAGATACACCAGGAATACTATGGCCGAAATTTGAAGATCAAGAAGTAGGCTTAAAGCTTGCGTTAACAGGAGCAATAAAGGATACAATTTTGAATTTGCAGGACATTGCCATATTCGGGCTTCGCTTTTTGGAAAAGGAATATCCGCAACGCTTAAAAGAAAGATATCAATTAGAAACGATTCCAGAAGATACAGTAGAGTTGTTTGATCGTATTGGTGAGATTAGAGGAGCTCTGTCAGGGGGAGGTATCGTTAACTATGATAAAGTAACGGAACTAATTATTCGTGACATTAGAGGTGAAAAGTTTGGTCCGCTAACGTTCGAAAGAGCAGACGAAATGTAA
- a CDS encoding YlqD family protein, with the protein MKILQSVTVKQVLTETTKKSISDRYKQEIQQLEKEIQQLQFEERKQLKNNPSISEIKTFFRKEVTNKLEKQKTIEFQLKQLHILPLGTEIKEQEVMGLVDVQVGQVWESANKTIVLKDGIVVDIR; encoded by the coding sequence ATGAAGATTCTTCAGTCTGTAACAGTAAAACAAGTATTAACCGAAACTACCAAAAAGTCGATTTCCGATCGATATAAGCAAGAAATACAGCAGCTAGAAAAAGAAATACAGCAGCTTCAATTTGAAGAAAGAAAACAATTGAAAAATAATCCTTCTATTTCGGAAATAAAAACTTTTTTTCGTAAGGAAGTTACAAATAAATTAGAGAAACAAAAAACGATAGAGTTTCAATTAAAGCAATTACATATACTACCACTAGGGACAGAGATTAAAGAACAGGAAGTAATGGGACTTGTTGATGTTCAAGTAGGACAGGTTTGGGAAAGTGCTAATAAGACGATTGTTCTCAAAGATGGAATAGTGGTTGATATTCGATAG
- a CDS encoding KH domain-containing protein, producing MKELIETIVKPLVDFPEEVAVTVTEEDNRITYLLSVNENDIGKVIGKQGRVARAIRTIVYAAGSLQQKKIIVDIRD from the coding sequence ATGAAAGAGCTTATAGAAACGATTGTTAAGCCCCTTGTTGATTTTCCAGAGGAAGTTGCTGTCACTGTAACAGAAGAGGATAATCGTATCACTTACTTGCTTTCTGTCAACGAGAATGACATTGGAAAGGTAATAGGGAAGCAAGGGCGAGTTGCTAGAGCAATTCGAACGATTGTTTATGCAGCAGGATCATTACAACAAAAGAAAATTATTGTTGATATTAGAGATTAA
- the rplS gene encoding 50S ribosomal protein L19 has protein sequence MQKLIEEITKEQLRSDLPAFRPGDTVRVHVKVVEGTRERIQLFEGVVIKRRGGGISETFTVRKVSYGVGVERTFPVHTPKIAKLEVIRRGKVRRAKLYYLRNLRGKKARIKEIR, from the coding sequence ATGCAAAAATTAATAGAAGAGATTACAAAAGAACAACTTCGTTCTGATCTTCCTGCGTTCCGTCCTGGTGACACTGTACGTGTACACGTGAAAGTTGTTGAGGGTACTCGTGAACGTATTCAGTTATTTGAAGGTGTTGTAATTAAGCGTCGTGGTGGTGGAATCAGCGAAACTTTTACAGTACGTAAAGTTTCTTACGGAGTTGGCGTTGAGCGTACATTCCCTGTTCACACACCTAAAATTGCGAAGCTAGAAGTTATCCGCCGCGGTAAAGTACGCCGTGCGAAACTTTACTACCTACGTAACCTACGTGGTAAAAAAGCTCGTATTAAAGAAATTCGATAA
- the rimM gene encoding ribosome maturation factor RimM (Essential for efficient processing of 16S rRNA), with the protein MEKWFNVGKVVNTHGIRGEIRVISRTDFPEERYKIGNTIYFFQNDKANPLELIIKSHREHKNFNLLTFEGYDNVNDVEFMKGGLLKVPESFLGELAENEYYFHEIIGCKVVTVEGEELGEITEILTPGANDVWVVKGKDKSEILIPYIEEVVMKVDVEEKVVVIEPMEGLLS; encoded by the coding sequence ATGGAAAAATGGTTTAATGTTGGAAAAGTTGTGAACACCCATGGGATAAGAGGAGAAATTCGCGTTATTTCTCGTACTGATTTTCCAGAAGAACGATATAAGATTGGAAACACCATTTATTTTTTTCAAAATGATAAAGCAAATCCCCTAGAACTGATAATTAAAAGCCATCGTGAGCATAAGAACTTTAATCTACTTACATTTGAAGGCTATGATAATGTGAATGATGTAGAATTTATGAAGGGAGGTCTCCTGAAGGTTCCAGAAAGTTTTTTAGGAGAGCTCGCGGAGAATGAATACTACTTCCATGAAATTATTGGCTGTAAAGTAGTGACAGTTGAAGGAGAAGAACTTGGAGAAATCACAGAAATATTAACACCAGGTGCAAATGATGTTTGGGTGGTAAAGGGGAAAGATAAAAGTGAAATTTTGATTCCTTACATTGAAGAGGTAGTCATGAAAGTAGATGTAGAAGAAAAAGTAGTTGTCATAGAGCCGATGGAAGGGCTGTTGTCTTAA
- a CDS encoding ribonuclease HII, with product MKLATMKDIKEALEAIREVNDPFILELEKDERKGAQKLLEAWKKRIEKEEKLHQHFLSMNYYEQMIRKQGYTYIAGIDEVGRGPLAGPVVTAAVILPEDFYLPGIDDSKKLSEKKRELFYEVIQKEAIAIGVGIISPAEIDRINIYQATKKGMLLAINELSQTPEYLLIDAMKLTTPYPSQSLIKGDSKSVSIAAASIIAKVTRDRMMKELHQEYPDYHFATNMGYGTQEHVAALKEYGITIHHRKSFSPVKEMVETN from the coding sequence ATGAAATTAGCAACAATGAAAGATATTAAAGAGGCGCTAGAAGCAATAAGGGAAGTAAATGACCCATTTATCCTCGAATTAGAAAAGGACGAGAGGAAAGGGGCTCAGAAGCTCTTAGAGGCTTGGAAGAAGAGGATAGAGAAAGAAGAAAAGCTTCATCAGCATTTTCTATCGATGAACTACTATGAACAAATGATTAGAAAGCAGGGATATACATATATTGCAGGAATCGATGAGGTTGGCAGAGGGCCGCTTGCAGGTCCTGTTGTTACAGCAGCTGTCATCCTGCCAGAAGATTTCTATTTACCAGGTATCGATGACTCAAAGAAATTATCTGAGAAAAAAAGAGAACTATTTTACGAGGTAATCCAAAAAGAAGCAATCGCCATCGGAGTGGGAATTATTTCACCTGCTGAAATTGATCGCATAAATATTTATCAAGCAACAAAAAAGGGGATGCTTCTAGCAATAAATGAACTTTCACAAACACCAGAATACTTACTAATTGACGCAATGAAATTAACGACACCTTATCCAAGTCAATCTCTTATTAAAGGAGACAGTAAAAGTGTTTCTATTGCTGCAGCAAGCATAATAGCAAAAGTGACAAGAGATCGTATGATGAAAGAGCTGCATCAAGAATATCCAGATTATCATTTTGCAACAAACATGGGCTATGGGACACAGGAACATGTGGCTGCCCTAAAAGAATACGGAATTACCATTCATCATCGTAAAAGTTTTTCTCCTGTGAAAGAGATGGTAGAAACTAACTAA
- a CDS encoding VWA domain-containing protein: MQIEFKYPFILLIFLPIIFLLYRYWKQSRTMSNRKERQVILFLRSLIFALLILALAIPQIVLPQKENQVVFLMDRSASVQDAGEQQFEWLEKSLRYKKEKDLYSVLSFGEKTTIEQMMGKEELRFSKWNEELGKDHTNIEGALNLASSVFSNNSGGRIILFTDGNETMGNLTEAAKLLKNRSIELDTVLLEPSLYEDTAVTDVEVPSTLFEGEQANVSVTIESNKAKTGLLHFYENNHKIVSKSIKVKEGTNVIPIQFPVKQTGLVTYKAEVDLMNDAYAENNKLQVVNMVKTIPKILVVQNSPNESFVQALEAAGYKVEVRSSIQLPTVLSGYLNYQSIIFNNIAATDITEKQMSLIEKSVKDFGVGFLMTGGENSFGLGGYFQTPIEKLLPVDMDIKGKKEMPSLALMIVLDRSGSMDGSKFSLAKEAAARTVELLQETDTLGFIAFDDKPWVIVEPKPLKNKEEVVDKIRSVPVGGGTEIYGSLLEAYEQISDLDVKRKHIILLTDGQSATNNNYEELINNGSKKNVTISTVALGADADRNLLEKLAEMGAGRFYDVQDSSVIPSILSRETVMATKTYIEDNPFYPQIKSGYGWDSLFSKGVPEMNAYIATTPKSESIVPIESTKKDPILAEWQYGLGKAIAFTSDVNGMWAGDWARWNQWSSFMTKMVEKTLPQYDSEAYSLSVEKAKDRTYLSITADHLSMLPIETTIISERGETVEGNTKMLAPGKYEVDVGNDPGLYFIHVKQTDEDGNVTVYQSGFTVPYSDEYLITGANKEKLAELLAITNGSQLEKESQAFRPLKEPVKQKQEITEILLLISFLLLFFEIAIRRLGLPVKFFPVFEKRKRGKHQKSRIPSIEKKGVAPKERPVTFKKDVSSREPKQKQEKPREKIKTEKVDSENHLEQLLEMKRKKKR; the protein is encoded by the coding sequence GTGCAGATAGAGTTTAAATACCCATTCATTCTATTAATCTTTCTACCTATTATCTTTCTTCTTTATCGATATTGGAAACAGTCAAGGACGATGTCAAATAGAAAAGAAAGACAAGTTATTCTCTTTTTAAGAAGTTTGATTTTTGCTTTATTAATCCTTGCGCTTGCCATTCCACAAATAGTTCTGCCGCAAAAAGAAAACCAAGTTGTTTTTCTGATGGATCGCAGTGCAAGTGTACAAGATGCAGGAGAGCAGCAGTTTGAATGGCTGGAAAAAAGCTTGCGATATAAAAAGGAAAAAGATCTCTATAGTGTACTTTCCTTCGGAGAAAAAACAACTATAGAGCAAATGATGGGCAAAGAGGAACTTCGTTTTTCTAAATGGAATGAGGAGTTAGGTAAAGACCACACAAATATTGAAGGGGCGCTTAACCTTGCTAGCAGTGTTTTTTCCAATAATAGCGGCGGTAGGATTATACTGTTTACCGACGGGAACGAGACGATGGGGAATCTTACCGAAGCGGCAAAATTATTAAAAAACCGCTCCATTGAATTAGACACTGTGCTGCTTGAACCCTCTTTATATGAAGATACTGCTGTTACAGATGTAGAAGTGCCGTCTACTTTATTTGAAGGGGAACAAGCAAATGTTTCTGTAACCATTGAAAGTAATAAGGCGAAAACGGGCTTACTTCATTTTTATGAAAATAATCATAAAATTGTTTCAAAGTCTATCAAAGTGAAAGAAGGTACAAATGTAATCCCTATCCAGTTTCCTGTAAAACAGACTGGATTGGTAACATATAAAGCAGAAGTTGATCTAATGAATGATGCCTATGCTGAAAATAATAAGCTTCAGGTTGTCAATATGGTTAAAACCATTCCGAAAATTTTAGTAGTGCAAAATAGCCCCAATGAATCATTTGTTCAAGCATTAGAAGCTGCTGGATATAAAGTAGAGGTTCGTTCCTCTATTCAGCTTCCTACTGTGCTTTCTGGCTATTTGAATTATCAGTCGATTATTTTTAATAATATTGCAGCAACAGATATTACGGAAAAGCAAATGAGTCTTATTGAAAAAAGCGTGAAAGATTTTGGCGTCGGTTTTCTCATGACAGGTGGAGAAAATAGCTTTGGATTAGGAGGATATTTCCAAACCCCTATCGAAAAACTATTGCCTGTTGATATGGATATAAAAGGGAAAAAGGAAATGCCCTCACTAGCATTAATGATTGTGTTAGACCGCTCTGGAAGTATGGACGGATCGAAATTTTCGTTAGCAAAAGAAGCAGCAGCACGGACTGTTGAATTGCTTCAAGAGACAGATACATTAGGATTTATAGCTTTTGATGATAAGCCATGGGTGATCGTAGAACCTAAACCTTTGAAAAATAAAGAGGAAGTTGTAGATAAGATTCGTTCTGTCCCAGTTGGCGGCGGAACCGAAATTTATGGATCATTACTGGAAGCCTATGAGCAAATCAGTGATTTAGATGTAAAAAGAAAACATATTATTTTGCTAACAGATGGACAATCCGCAACGAATAATAATTATGAGGAGTTAATTAATAATGGCAGTAAGAAAAATGTTACAATTTCGACGGTGGCTTTGGGGGCGGATGCAGATCGGAATTTATTAGAAAAATTAGCGGAAATGGGAGCTGGACGTTTTTATGATGTACAGGATTCTTCGGTAATTCCTTCGATTCTATCAAGAGAAACCGTTATGGCGACAAAAACTTATATTGAGGATAATCCGTTTTATCCCCAAATAAAGTCTGGTTATGGGTGGGATTCCTTGTTTAGTAAAGGGGTACCAGAAATGAATGCCTATATCGCCACAACGCCAAAATCAGAAAGCATCGTTCCAATTGAGAGTACAAAAAAAGATCCTATTCTTGCGGAATGGCAATACGGTCTAGGAAAGGCAATAGCTTTCACTTCTGACGTAAATGGCATGTGGGCAGGAGATTGGGCGCGTTGGAACCAATGGAGTAGTTTTATGACAAAAATGGTCGAAAAAACCTTGCCACAGTACGATTCGGAGGCATATTCTTTATCTGTTGAAAAAGCGAAGGACAGAACCTATCTATCGATAACAGCGGATCACTTATCAATGCTTCCGATTGAAACAACCATTATCTCCGAAAGAGGAGAAACGGTGGAAGGAAATACTAAAATGCTCGCTCCTGGAAAATATGAAGTGGATGTTGGCAATGATCCTGGTCTTTATTTTATTCATGTCAAACAAACAGATGAGGACGGAAACGTTACTGTTTACCAATCAGGATTTACCGTTCCCTATTCAGACGAATATTTAATTACCGGAGCAAATAAAGAAAAGCTTGCTGAGCTTCTGGCGATAACTAACGGATCTCAGCTGGAGAAAGAATCACAAGCGTTTCGTCCGTTGAAGGAACCAGTTAAACAAAAGCAGGAGATTACCGAAATCTTGCTGTTAATTAGCTTCCTGCTTCTATTTTTCGAAATTGCTATTCGAAGACTTGGATTACCAGTGAAATTTTTCCCTGTCTTTGAAAAGAGAAAAAGAGGTAAGCACCAAAAGAGTCGAATACCTTCTATCGAGAAGAAAGGTGTAGCACCTAAAGAAAGACCAGTTACTTTCAAAAAAGATGTTTCAAGCAGAGAACCGAAACAAAAGCAAGAAAAACCGCGAGAGAAGATAAAGACGGAAAAGGTAGACAGCGAAAATCATTTGGAACAATTATTAGAAATGAAGCGGAAGAAAAAGCGATGA